AAGGTGAGGTGAGCAAACAGGCAATTGAGCAAGCTGCAGGAATTGCAGCATATTACAGTAAGATGAAAAAATCAAAACTTGTACCTGTGACAATGTGCGAAGGTAAGTACGTGAGAAAACCCAAAGGTGTACCGGCAGGAACTGTAATGGTGGAGCGCGAGAAAACAATTTTTGCGGAACCTGCATTGCCTCCCTCGCAATAATTCCCTTGCGTCGAAATTTGAAATAATTATTTTATGAGAAAGAGTTATGCTGAGAATTAGACAAATATTGGAATCAGAGATACCTCTATTACAGAATTTTCCCCCTGAAGATTGGAATTTAGATCTTCCCAGATTATTCTCTTTTCATTTTGGTCATTCTTATTTTTACCCGTCGATAGCTGAAGTGGATGATAAGATTGTCGGCTGCGGTATCGGCATCATCCATGGTTCTATCAGCTGGTTGGGAACTATCATTGTCTTGCCGGAATATCGAAGACAGGGAATAGGACAAAAAACCACAAGCCATCTCATAGACTATTGCCGAAGTAAAGGATGTACAAGCCAATTATTAACAGCAAGTGCGATGGGTGAACCGATCTATCGAAAGCTTGGTTTTGAGATAGGTTCGATGTATGTGTTTTATAAAAGAGAATCGATCGTTCCCACTCAGCATATTTCACATGTAAGAGAAATGCGACAGGAAGATTTTCTCACGGTGAAGCAATTAGACAGAGAAGTTACTGGCGAAGACCGATATCAATTCATTGAACGGTTTTTTTCAACGGGTTGGATATATACAGCAGACACCTCTGCTGGTAGTACAGGCGGTATTGCAGGATTTTATCTTCCTGATTTCGGTGGAGGATTAATTATTGCACGTACTGCCGATGCCGGATTAGGATTAATGAAGCTGCGATTGAATCGCGGCAAGAAGACCGCAGTTGTTCCGGAAGCAAATAGGATTGCTCAAGAGTTGTTATCGTCAGTAGGATTCCAAGAATTTCGCAGATCTCCGCGTATGATCCTGGGAAGCGAAGTATATTGGCAGCCCACAATGATGTATAATAGAGCAACAGGTTACTGCGGCTGAGAGATGGAGTTTATCGTGTCGATGGATTCCATCAGAAAAAATATTGTTTGCAGGATGTATGGTTAAGGAGTTGATTTCAGGGAACCTCGGGAACTTAGCAGACGCTGATCTTAGTGAATGGCCAAAGACTATTACTCGTGTGATTGCTGACTACTCATTTGCGAGCATTGTGATTCCCGGGCATGGAGCATGTGGTGGTCAGGAACTATTGACACACACTCAGGACTTATTGTCGAAGATGAAATAGGAACTCCTGTAAAGATTAATCGGTTGAT
The nucleotide sequence above comes from Ignavibacteriales bacterium. Encoded proteins:
- a CDS encoding GNAT family N-acetyltransferase, which translates into the protein MLRIRQILESEIPLLQNFPPEDWNLDLPRLFSFHFGHSYFYPSIAEVDDKIVGCGIGIIHGSISWLGTIIVLPEYRRQGIGQKTTSHLIDYCRSKGCTSQLLTASAMGEPIYRKLGFEIGSMYVFYKRESIVPTQHISHVREMRQEDFLTVKQLDREVTGEDRYQFIERFFSTGWIYTADTSAGSTGGIAGFYLPDFGGGLIIARTADAGLGLMKLRLNRGKKTAVVPEANRIAQELLSSVGFQEFRRSPRMILGSEVYWQPTMMYNRATGYCG